aaagtaaagacaaaatctttggagccgggcatgctttttttttagtgtatatgcATGGTATTGTTACCCATAATTGGATGTGTACATATATTTGTTCATTGGTTTTATAAGTCCTTAAGGAATATTCAAATCGACAAGGAATATTTTTAGTAAATACATAATGGATAATAACATTGATATTGCTGTTGGTTGATGTGGGTTTATGGGTTCGGGAGCTCCACTAAATTTAATTACACAAATATGAATTACGAGTATAATGCTATGATCTATTTTCTAGTTTCGTCTTTTGTTTTACTGGCTCTAGGGGAATTAGTTTTTATTGTTTAGCTAACTTTTCTTTGGAGGCCTTGCTAAATGCAGCTGGTTATAGTCTTGCGCCTATTTCCGGTATTATAATCCGGAATGCTATGATTCGTGCTGTAAAAATGCTATACAACTGGCATTTGATGTTAAAGCAgttcatataaataaattggtaataTATTTACATCGtcatataaagaaaattatttcctactttaattaaaaagtttttttttacaaattttaaacaaaattttttgaataaaaaaacaaatgtctTCATGTGAACtttcatgtaaaaatatattccaTGTTTGGATGTGGCTATAAAAAGCAAGccaaaatctttaaataaaaagcAATTTGCTTTTACACGCTTGCTTCACATTcatgaagaaaatcatcttgagCTATTTGAATATGAAGTTTCACAACGCAACTATTGTTATTGCGATCTAGAGTCTATTAGGAAATGTCATATATGAGATTCACGGCCATATGTACATCATTGCCATATATACACCCtctatttaaaaatccacctacagAATCACAGAAAGACATTGAGAAAATCAATAAAGAAAACAGAACGACTAACACATAAATTTGAGTTGGGTAACAAAACTAATGATGGTCCGAGAGTAGAGTCatcttaaaatatttataaattcgttTCAGTTCTTTGACGCATTCCAGAAACAGTGCTCGAGGAAGAGGTGGAAATATTTATTGAAGTATTCCCTGCTGTAGCCAAAGTGGTACTGCCGTTACTACTTGTGCTTGTGGTTGTTGTGTTTGCACCATTGAAAGGGAAACTTAATACACGTTCTCCTTTTCCAGGCCCAAAGCCAGTACTCGATGTTGACGAAAATAGTTTTATGGGCCTTATGGTGGCATGTCTATTCAGGGGTGGAGCTGTTGAAAGGCCTGTGGTTGTTGTACGCATTGACCACTCATTTTGTTTCAAAAGGAATTGCTTGACATTATATTCCATTTGGGCTATGTCCACATGCTGGTTGTTGGCCTGCAGATCGGGCTGCAGTGTTCTCGTCCTATCACTGTCACTGGGGTAGTATTTGTAGTTGACTATATCACATGTCGGCTGTTCGGGCATTATTTGAGAGCACTGCGAACCGGAATCCGGGGGATCGGGTGATGTGTAGGCCACCGGCAGGCCGGAGCGAGACGTGCGTCTGTAGTACGTCTTTGGTGTACTATAAGAATGACTATTAGATATCGAAGTGCCTGCATGTTTTGCCGGTGAATCGGGAACATTTGTGGCAGTATTATTTGCTTGCACGGAAAATTCTATTGGACTATCATTGTTTGGTTCAGACTTGGGTGAAAGGGATTCATCGGAAGTTTTTATGGTGTCGTCTTGACTCGAGTTGGTGACTTGTTGGAATTGGGGTGTTGTCTTATAGCCCGAGTCCAAGGACATTTTCTCCACCGACACTGAGTCCAAGTGATCTAGGGTGGAAAACGATGATGACTGGTTTTCTGTGGCTGAGGATTCGCAATGATTGAGCTTCTCTAAATCTGGATGATACGGTTGCTGACGCTCCAGTTGCTGTGTGTTATTCTGGACCCATTCGGCTACCCGACTTAGTTGCTGTCGCCTCAGTATAACCGTCTCGTGAAAGTCTATATTGTCATTCAGGGAACTCGATTGAGTACCAGCAGAGTTTTTACAACTATTATCACAAGTCACGGGAGTGTGCTGTAAAACCATTCCCGtgttcgtttctgttttcttgtcACCTAACAATTTATCAGTCTTTTCTTCTGCAGCCAATAACGAAAGCTCATCATTTGCGTTTGGTCGCTTTGGATCCTTAGCGGTTGCCATTTCATCAGTTTGACCATTACAGTTATTGTCAACACGCTTCGTATTTGTCAACTCGGCCTGTGGATTTTCTACCTCTAGGGCCTCCTTGGCTGCTTCTATTGCTGTGTGCTGTTGCTGGTCATTGTTTAGGGTAGCCTTGGATGTTATAATGTCCTTACCATCATCGAGTTCTTCATCCAATAGGCGTTCCCGCCTTCGATATATGATGGGTGTGATAGCCTCAATTGACTCGATATTGTCTAGAAGGATATTACTTTGTCCATTCTGTTGGATGCGCATTGCGCAAAGACGGGGTCCACGGTTCTTGGGATTTTCAGCCTgcaatgacaaaattattaatcTCTAAACGAGTCCACTCTAAGATATGTCACTTACCTTAATGGTTTTAATGAGATTCCTATTGAAATTCTCAAACATCTTTGCACCCTCACAGCTACTTGTTTTGCTCCACACACTCGTCACACTTCCAGTCATCGCTGTTTTAACCAGTCCACCAGACAGAGAGGCTTTCGATGTCTCCAAAGCACTTTTAGTGCTAGCGGTGGGTGACTTTATAGGCTCTCTCGAAATGGATCGTCGTAGTTCACATGAACTCTCAGTTCTAAGCTTTGTCTTAACATACAGAGGATCCTCGGCCGATTCTTCTGGAATATTTTCCCTCAAATTGGAGCCAAGTAAGGGCCTCTCTTCGTCCAAGACATCGTTATTGCCATTGATgtcttctataatttttttagactTTTGTAAGATTGTTTGTTTTGTCTTCTCCTCCAGTAAATTTAGTGCTGTTCCTCCGCCGTCTATGAAACGACGTTGATAGTGACTACCCGATTTCATGTTTTCCAGTAAGGTACTATAGGACAGCTTGATCGGAGCCATTGGCGTTATACCACCACTTTTGTGAGTGTAAGACCTCTCGCACAATCTATGACCCAAAATGGGATTAACCATGAGGTCGTCCTTTTTGGCAGGTGTAAAAAGTTTATCCATTTCATTTAGATCTGATACAGAGCTCTTGGTTTCTGATATCACTGAATCGCTGGACTTGAGTAAATTTTTCGTATATGGGCTATTGGTACGCGATGGCGAATTCAGATTGCTGTAACATCGCAAACACAACTGTGCACCGGTTTCATTTAGGTTTTCATTGCTGCAGTTTTTCGTTAAGGAAAAGGGCGTTTGTGTGGCAACCGAGTAGGAATGTGATACGTCTGCCAATACTGTTAGATCTTTGGAACATTGACATGTACCACAATGCTTCACTTCTCCGGCTTTTAACTCTTcttgtagaaattttgccatGATCACCGGCGAAATCATATCGTTGTCATTGATTGTAACTCCTCCATTGCTCTGTCCTCCATTAGTAACACTTCGAACTCCACTGTTAGATGTGATCATTTCATTGTTATTGTTAATAGTATCGCTattaaagttgttgttattcgTCATCGTGAATGATGGCTCCGAATTCAAATTGGCATCTGtcgaatagaaaatataaaattattatgatTTGTTGTCATTGTTGATATGGAATAATTGGAGATGGACCATTATTTAAGATAGAACGTTCACATGTTACTTATCAATACGTGCTACCCAATTTcgaatgttatttttatgaaattcctGTTCCAAACTTTAAATAATGTTCCATAACTCAATATTAAACGTTagttttattagtttttgtttttgtgatttaAATCTATGTGAttgcaaattaattaattaaattaacaaattaaaaaggAAAACGCAAATAAATCAATACAAAGTGTTCAACTACTAAAATAAATAGTAAATCGGCAGCAAAcacgaaaaataaatatttacaattaaaattccaCAAAAACATTGTCATTGCGCTCAATAGCAGAAGTCCtctttcatttgaaaaataattttgaaatgcAACAACCGTTTGTTTTGTTGAGAGTCCAAGCTatgaaatgttgcaaaaatcaatcaattgcTGAGTGGTAATTGTAGTGATGTTTGTTTGTGTGGCTCAAGGCTAGTTGGTTGTGCAGGCTTTACAAATGgtataattttatcaaagtgaGGAATGCCACAAAATTAACTGGGAAACACACACACTCCAATTATGGTCTGATTGCATATAGAGAAAGGGTTGTTAATTGAAATTCGAGCAGGATAGCAGAGAAGATAGTTTCGACGCATCGTTTCTAGTTGTGTTACAGAAAACCGAAATCTATGAGAACAAGACTAAACAAAGATGTTTatcatacactcatagaaaaaagtctgctaaaaacagcagtctatgtctgctgttatatttttgtacttcagggcctaaagtagaattacataccatgcgttcaatgcgtccaAAGAGtaaaaatttctctttgaaatcaaaagctcgaatagtctgccgcaaacagaaaaaaatcaact
This is a stretch of genomic DNA from Haematobia irritans isolate KBUSLIRL chromosome 4, ASM5000362v1, whole genome shotgun sequence. It encodes these proteins:
- the LOC142232881 gene encoding uncharacterized protein LOC142232881 isoform X3, translating into MNSCDTLAPVAASLAAVAAKEIESLKQTLQEKESHILVMEQVCLTESEHQAELEDSIIAWQDKYDRLYESHKRVQKVNQGLEDKLLKLVDRNSGERAQLTSDVATLSVRLAQANLNISKLQKEIERYKTDINLAIQLLQCKPDSFVPQKISSLPIDIQSKVSTYMRLDTNSHSDSEGSITGVGVSTTAAYKVLPASDSPPRESCPFPPTAMVYSMRGLGKYANLNSEPSFTMTNNNNFNSDTINNNNEMITSNSGVRSVTNGGQSNGGVTINDNDMISPVIMAKFLQEELKAGEVKHCGTCQCSKDLTVLADVSHSYSVATQTPFSLTKNCSNENLNETGAQLCLRCYSNLNSPSRTNSPYTKNLLKSSDSVISETKSSVSDLNEMDKLFTPAKKDDLMVNPILGHRLCERSYTHKSGGITPMAPIKLSYSTLLENMKSGSHYQRRFIDGGGTALNLLEEKTKQTILQKSKKIIEDINGNNDVLDEERPLLGSNLRENIPEESAEDPLYVKTKLRTESSCELRRSISREPIKSPTASTKSALETSKASLSGGLVKTAMTGSVTSVWSKTSSCEGAKMFENFNRNLIKTIKAENPKNRGPRLCAMRIQQNGQSNILLDNIESIEAITPIIYRRRERLLDEELDDGKDIITSKATLNNDQQQHTAIEAAKEALEVENPQAELTNTKRVDNNCNGQTDEMATAKDPKRPNANDELSLLAAEEKTDKLLGDKKTETNTGMVLQHTPVTCDNSCKNSAGTQSSSLNDNIDFHETVILRRQQLSRVAEWVQNNTQQLERQQPYHPDLEKLNHCESSATENQSSSFSTLDHLDSVSVEKMSLDSGYKTTPQFQQVTNSSQDDTIKTSDESLSPKSEPNNDSPIEFSVQANNTATNVPDSPAKHAGTSISNSHSYSTPKTYYRRTSRSGLPVAYTSPDPPDSGSQCSQIMPEQPTCDIVNYKYYPSDSDRTRTLQPDLQANNQHVDIAQMEYNVKQFLLKQNEWSMRTTTTGLSTAPPLNRHATIRPIKLFSSTSSTGFGPGKGERVLSFPFNGANTTTTSTSSNGSTTLATAGNTSINISTSSSSTVSGMRQRTETNL
- the LOC142232881 gene encoding uncharacterized protein LOC142232881 isoform X1 — protein: MSANNEKNSCDTLAPVAASLAAVAAKEIESLKQTLQEKESHILVMEQVCLTESEHQAELEDSIIAWQDKYDRLYESHKRVQKVNQGLEDKLLKLVDRNSGERAQLTSDVATLSVRLAQANLNISKLQKEIERYKTDINLAIQLLQCKPDSFVPQKISSLPIDIQSKVSTYMRLDTNSHSDSEGSITGVGVSTTAAYKVLPASDSPPRESCPFPPTAMVYSMRGLGKYANLNSEPSFTMTNNNNFNSDTINNNNEMITSNSGVRSVTNGGQSNGGVTINDNDMISPVIMAKFLQEELKAGEVKHCGTCQCSKDLTVLADVSHSYSVATQTPFSLTKNCSNENLNETGAQLCLRCYSNLNSPSRTNSPYTKNLLKSSDSVISETKSSVSDLNEMDKLFTPAKKDDLMVNPILGHRLCERSYTHKSGGITPMAPIKLSYSTLLENMKSGSHYQRRFIDGGGTALNLLEEKTKQTILQKSKKIIEDINGNNDVLDEERPLLGSNLRENIPEESAEDPLYVKTKLRTESSCELRRSISREPIKSPTASTKSALETSKASLSGGLVKTAMTGSVTSVWSKTSSCEGAKMFENFNRNLIKTIKAENPKNRGPRLCAMRIQQNGQSNILLDNIESIEAITPIIYRRRERLLDEELDDGKDIITSKATLNNDQQQHTAIEAAKEALEVENPQAELTNTKRVDNNCNGQTDEMATAKDPKRPNANDELSLLAAEEKTDKLLGDKKTETNTGMVLQHTPVTCDNSCKNSAGTQSSSLNDNIDFHETVILRRQQLSRVAEWVQNNTQQLERQQPYHPDLEKLNHCESSATENQSSSFSTLDHLDSVSVEKMSLDSGYKTTPQFQQVTNSSQDDTIKTSDESLSPKSEPNNDSPIEFSVQANNTATNVPDSPAKHAGTSISNSHSYSTPKTYYRRTSRSGLPVAYTSPDPPDSGSQCSQIMPEQPTCDIVNYKYYPSDSDRTRTLQPDLQANNQHVDIAQMEYNVKQFLLKQNEWSMRTTTTGLSTAPPLNRHATIRPIKLFSSTSSTGFGPGKGERVLSFPFNGANTTTTSTSSNGSTTLATAGNTSINISTSSSSTVSGMRQRTETNL
- the LOC142232881 gene encoding uncharacterized protein LOC142232881 isoform X2, which codes for MSANNEKNSCDTLAPVAASLAAVAAKEIESLKQTLQEKESHILVMEQVCLTESEHQAELEDSIIAWQDKYDRLYESHKRVQKVNQGLEDKLLKLVDRNSGERAQLTSDVATLSVRLAQANLNISKLQKEIERYKTDINLAIQLLQCKPDSFVPQKISSLPIDIQSKVSTYMRLDTNSHSDSEGSITGVGVSTTAAYKVLPASDSPPRESCPFPPTAMVYSMRGLDANLNSEPSFTMTNNNNFNSDTINNNNEMITSNSGVRSVTNGGQSNGGVTINDNDMISPVIMAKFLQEELKAGEVKHCGTCQCSKDLTVLADVSHSYSVATQTPFSLTKNCSNENLNETGAQLCLRCYSNLNSPSRTNSPYTKNLLKSSDSVISETKSSVSDLNEMDKLFTPAKKDDLMVNPILGHRLCERSYTHKSGGITPMAPIKLSYSTLLENMKSGSHYQRRFIDGGGTALNLLEEKTKQTILQKSKKIIEDINGNNDVLDEERPLLGSNLRENIPEESAEDPLYVKTKLRTESSCELRRSISREPIKSPTASTKSALETSKASLSGGLVKTAMTGSVTSVWSKTSSCEGAKMFENFNRNLIKTIKAENPKNRGPRLCAMRIQQNGQSNILLDNIESIEAITPIIYRRRERLLDEELDDGKDIITSKATLNNDQQQHTAIEAAKEALEVENPQAELTNTKRVDNNCNGQTDEMATAKDPKRPNANDELSLLAAEEKTDKLLGDKKTETNTGMVLQHTPVTCDNSCKNSAGTQSSSLNDNIDFHETVILRRQQLSRVAEWVQNNTQQLERQQPYHPDLEKLNHCESSATENQSSSFSTLDHLDSVSVEKMSLDSGYKTTPQFQQVTNSSQDDTIKTSDESLSPKSEPNNDSPIEFSVQANNTATNVPDSPAKHAGTSISNSHSYSTPKTYYRRTSRSGLPVAYTSPDPPDSGSQCSQIMPEQPTCDIVNYKYYPSDSDRTRTLQPDLQANNQHVDIAQMEYNVKQFLLKQNEWSMRTTTTGLSTAPPLNRHATIRPIKLFSSTSSTGFGPGKGERVLSFPFNGANTTTTSTSSNGSTTLATAGNTSINISTSSSSTVSGMRQRTETNL